The Candidatus Eisenbacteria bacterium genome has a window encoding:
- a CDS encoding AAA family ATPase has product MSASRIRAPRSEQIIGVSDAMKKVLHLVEKIGPTESTVLITGESGTGKEKVARFIHLQSKRAGRAFVAVNASAIPENLIESELFGHTRGAFTDAREKKRGLFDIADQGTIFLDEVGEMSPALQVKLLRVLQDREVRPVGADYSTHVDVRVIAATNTELREAIASGRFREDLFYRLNVFRIHIPPLRERKDDIPFLARFFLKNLSDRHGRTVGGFSDQSWGYLQNYDWPGNVRELENAVEHAVIVADGPLIAPRDLPPEVIERGLPRLAEGHDHTIPDGLTLEEVEARYIRRAILREQGSLTRVAKSLGVSRTTLWRKMKSYGIRVQI; this is encoded by the coding sequence GTGAGCGCTTCGCGCATCCGCGCCCCGCGATCCGAGCAGATCATCGGCGTCTCCGACGCGATGAAGAAGGTCCTCCATCTGGTCGAGAAGATCGGCCCCACGGAGAGCACCGTCCTGATCACCGGCGAGAGCGGCACCGGGAAGGAGAAGGTCGCGCGCTTCATCCACCTGCAGAGCAAGCGGGCGGGGAGGGCCTTCGTCGCGGTCAACGCGAGCGCGATCCCCGAGAACCTGATCGAGAGCGAGCTCTTCGGCCACACCCGCGGTGCGTTCACCGACGCGCGGGAGAAGAAGCGCGGCCTCTTCGATATCGCGGATCAGGGGACGATCTTCCTCGATGAGGTCGGAGAGATGTCCCCCGCCCTCCAGGTGAAGCTCCTGCGAGTGCTCCAGGATCGGGAGGTGCGGCCCGTCGGCGCGGACTACTCGACGCATGTCGATGTCCGCGTCATCGCCGCGACGAACACGGAGCTGCGCGAGGCGATCGCGAGCGGACGCTTCAGGGAGGACCTCTTCTATCGCCTCAACGTCTTCAGGATCCACATTCCGCCCCTGCGCGAGCGCAAGGATGACATCCCGTTTCTGGCCCGCTTCTTCCTGAAGAACCTGAGCGATCGGCACGGCAGGACGGTCGGGGGGTTCAGCGATCAGAGCTGGGGGTATCTGCAGAACTACGACTGGCCAGGCAACGTCCGCGAGCTGGAGAATGCCGTCGAGCATGCCGTGATCGTGGCCGACGGGCCATTGATCGCGCCCCGCGACCTGCCGCCCGAGGTCATCGAACGGGGTCTTCCCCGTCTCGCGGAGGGCCACGACCACACGATCCCCGACGGGCTCACGCTCGAGGAGGTCGAGGCCCGCTACATCCGCAGGGCCATCTTGAGGGAGCAGGGGAGCCTCACCCGGGTCGCCAAGAGCCTCGGCGTGTCGCGAACGACGCTCTGGCGCAAGATGAAGAGCTATGGCATCAGAGTTCAAATCTGA